One window of Vespula pensylvanica isolate Volc-1 chromosome 15, ASM1446617v1, whole genome shotgun sequence genomic DNA carries:
- the LOC122634698 gene encoding mitogen-activated protein kinase kinase kinase 13 isoform X5, translating to MLCIQEELGQLSGIAGGPIINDTQVQIHNSNQTNSDSNSNCSEFATKCTSGSVSLDAQRSSWVEGILGCMRPVWTMLSKAAVNEKIKGHQTDDWEIPFESISELKWLGSGAQGAVFSGKLNKEVVAVKKVREPRETDIRHLRKLNHPNIVQFKGVCTQAPCYCIIMEFCPYGPLYDLLRAGEPVPPTRLVSWSKQIAAGMAYLHSHKIIHRDLKSPNVLIGQGEVVKISDFGTSREWNEISTRMSFAGTVAWMAPEIIRNEPCSEKVDIWSYGVVLWELLSGEIPYKDVDSSAIIWGVGNNSLHLPIPASCPEGYRLLVKQCWAAKPRNRPSFKHIEIHLGIAAVEVLCTKSDEYFKSQQSWKKEIRVHMKQMQSNSSSSPRFEADLIRRREDELRHAQDIREHYERKLERTNNLYLELSAVLLQLEQRERDVIKREQQSGYKQCKKRLVHPLLKAQERLYRRRNPTIQFSTSSTPTTPSSPVDYPLSPAKATTFTQLNEANQPETVLASNNNNFKQWKYRHRRVGSGCGVNCSPRSSPHRERKSNEITARLVDNQTQTDLTDISGNVVSSIKNSMNSSITEKSSIDGIDARSMAEHSIEYFNGNPILSETHCKMQSSSCSSPDPEHENNANGNERLADCSDDDNLETLGRKVTEIINANRLISPMDNGNCDEVIKSHSRGKDEPTKLPANYCSVTSTLNISQEQSENRVRSCSEFVNTLCDREEDDACEESWSDEEGEDPNYTYSYSLRRRSIARRPIGPGCRLRRFKQATVRIEGVLASDEENTSEYSHPPSSQSSTLESNPDVQRVLRNIHHSQKRKGIHDGSDSSSQSETDEVSEITIASQPNNANVIRLKSNI from the exons ATGCTATGCATTCAGGAAGAGTTAGGTCAACTAAGTGGAATCGCAGGAGGACCAATTATTAACGATACGCAAGTTCAAATACACAATAGCAATCAAACGAATTCGGACAGCAACAGTAATTGTAGCGAATTTGCAACAAAATGTACCTCGGGATCTGTTAGTTTAGACGCTCAAAGATCGAGCTGGGTCGAAGGAATATTAGGATGTATGCGACCCGTTTGGACTATGCTATCGAAGGCTGCtgtcaatgaaaaaattaaaggacATCAAA ccGATGATTGGGAAATACCGTTTGAATCCATTAGCGAACTTAAATGGTTGGGTTCTGGAGCTCAGGGAGCAGTTTTTAGCGGTAAATTGAACAAAGAGGTAGTAGCTGTTAAAAAAGTAAGGGAACCACGTGAGACTGATATACGGCATTTACGAAAATTAAATCATCCGAATATAGTACAATTTAA GGGAGTGTGTACGCAAGCACCGTGCTATTGCATAATTATGGAGTTTTGCCCATATGGACctttatacgatttattaagAGCTGGGGAACCAGTCCCACCTACCAGATTAGTGTCTTGGTCGAAACAAATTGCAGCAGGAATGGCTTATCTTCATTctcataaaattatacatagaGATCTCAAAAGTCCAAA TGTTCTAATAGGTCAAGGCGAAGTCGTGAAAATCAGTGATTTTGGTACTAGCAGAGAATGGAATGAAATTAGTACCAGAATGAGTTTTGCTGGAACCGTTGCATGGATGGCTCcagaaataattagaaatgaaCCTTGCTCGGAAAAAGTTGATATATGGTCTTACGGTGTCGTCCTCTGGGAATTATTAAGCGGAGAAATACCTTACAAAGATGTTGATTCATCGGCTATTATTTGGGGTGTAGGAAACAACTCTCTTCATTTGCCCATTCCGGCGAGTTGTCCAGAAGGGTACAGATTACTTGTGAAACAGTGTTGGGCAGCTAAACCTCGTAACAGGCCTTCCTTCAAACATATTGAAATTCATCTTGGTATTGCAGCTGTGGAAGTGCTCTGTACAAAATctgatgaatattttaaatcacAA CAatcttggaaaaaagaaataagagttCATATGAAACAAATGCAATCAAATAGCTCCAGTAGTCCTCGATTCGAGGCCGATTTAATTAgacgaagagaagatgaaTTGAGGCATGCTCAGGATATAAGAGAACATTACGAACGTAAACTTGAACGTactaataatctttatttgGAATTAAGTGCTGTGTTATTGCAGTTGGAACAGCGTGAACGAGACGTAATAAA AAGAGAACAACAATCGGGATACAAACAATGTAAAAAACGTCTTGTACATCCGCTTTTGAAAGCACAGGAAAGATTATATCGTAGAAGAAATCCCACGATACAGTTTTCAACCTCCTCAACTCCCACTACGCCATCATCTCCTGTTGATTATCCGTTAAGCCCTGCTAAAGCAACCACTTTTACACAGTTGAACGAAGCGAATCAACCAGAGACTGTATTagcatcgaataataataattttaagcaATGGAAATATAGACACCGAAGAGTTGGGTCTGGTTGTGGTGTGAATTGTAGTCCAAGATCGAGTCCTCATCgtgagagaaag AGCAACGAAATAACGGCGAGGCTAGTCGATAATCAGACTCAAACAGATTTAACGGATATAAGTGGAAATGTCGTGAGTTCCATTAAAAACTCAATGAATTCTTCGATAACAGAAAAATCTTCGATAGATGGTATCGATGCACGGTCTATGGCTGAACACTCTATAGAATATTTCAATGGGAATCCAATTTTGTCTGAAACTCATTGTAAAATGCAGTCTAGTTCTTGTTCTAGTCCAGACCCCGAGCATGAAAATAATGCGAATGGAAATGAACGATTGGCAGACTGCAGTGACGACGATAATCTTGAGACTCTCGGTAGAAAAGTGACGGAAATTATAAATGCTAATCGCCTTATTTCGCCTATGGATAATGGAAATTGTGACGAAGTAATAAAATCACACAG CAGGGGTAAAGATGAGCCTACGAAACTGCCAGCGAACTATTGTTCTGTCACGAGTACTTTAAATATATCACAAGAACAGTCTGAGAATAGAGTGAGGTCCTGTTCGGAATTTGTAAATACTCTGTGCGATCGTGAGGAGGATGATGCTTGCGAGGAAAGTTGGTCcgatgaagaaggagaagaccCAAATTATACTTATAGTTATTCTCTTAGACGTAGAAG TATTGCAAGAAGGCCAATTGGTCCAGGTTGTAGATTAAGAAGATTTAAACAAGCAACCGTTAGAATAGAAGGAGTATTGGCCTCTGATGAGGAGAATACTTCAGAATATTCACATCCTCCGTCCAGTCAATCCTCTACATTAGAAAGTAATCCTGACGTTCAAAGGGTCCTTCGCAATATTCATCATTCACAAAAG AGGAAAGGAATACATGATGGTTCGGATTCTTCAAGTCAGTCGGAAACGGATGAAGTCAGTGAGATTACTATTGCATCTCAACCAAACAATGCTAACGTAATAAGGttgaaaagtaatatatag
- the LOC122634698 gene encoding mitogen-activated protein kinase kinase kinase 12 isoform X4, whose product MVLARFFSKKVQVQPDVIVAVDVPKNVDTKSMLCIQEELGQLSGIAGGPIINDTQVQIHNSNQTNSDSNSNCSEFATKCTSGSVSLDAQRSSWVEGILGCMRPVWTMLSKAAVNEKIKGHQTDDWEIPFESISELKWLGSGAQGAVFSGKLNKEVVAVKKVREPRETDIRHLRKLNHPNIVQFKGVCTQAPCYCIIMEFCPYGPLYDLLRAGEPVPPTRLVSWSKQIAAGMAYLHSHKIIHRDLKSPNVLIGQGEVVKISDFGTSREWNEISTRMSFAGTVAWMAPEIIRNEPCSEKVDIWSYGVVLWELLSGEIPYKDVDSSAIIWGVGNNSLHLPIPASCPEGYRLLVKQCWAAKPRNRPSFKHIEIHLGIAAVEVLCTKSDEYFKSQQSWKKEIRVHMKQMQSNSSSSPRFEADLIRRREDELRHAQDIREHYERKLERTNNLYLELSAVLLQLEQRERDVIKREQQSGYKQCKKRLVHPLLKAQERLYRRRNPTIQFSTSSTPTTPSSPVDYPLSPAKATTFTQLNEANQPETVLASNNNNFKQWKYRHRRVGSGCGVNCSPRSSPHRERKSNEITARLVDNQTQTDLTDISGNVVSSIKNSMNSSITEKSSIDGIDARSMAEHSIEYFNGNPILSETHCKMQSSSCSSPDPEHENNANGNERLADCSDDDNLETLGRKVTEIINANRLISPMDNGNCDEVIKSHSRGKDEPTKLPANYCSVTSTLNISQEQSENRVRSCSEFVNTLCDREEDDACEESWSDEEGEDPNYTYSYSLRRRSIARRPIGPGCRLRRFKQATVRIEGVLASDEENTSEYSHPPSSQSSTLESNPDVQRVLRNIHHSQKRKGIHDGSDSSSQSETDEVSEITIASQPNNANVIRLKSNI is encoded by the exons ATGGTTCTCGCGCGGTTTTTTTCCAAGAAAGTGCAAGTACAGCCTGATGTAATCGTCGCCGTCGATGTACCAAAGAACGTTGATACAAAGAG CATGCTATGCATTCAGGAAGAGTTAGGTCAACTAAGTGGAATCGCAGGAGGACCAATTATTAACGATACGCAAGTTCAAATACACAATAGCAATCAAACGAATTCGGACAGCAACAGTAATTGTAGCGAATTTGCAACAAAATGTACCTCGGGATCTGTTAGTTTAGACGCTCAAAGATCGAGCTGGGTCGAAGGAATATTAGGATGTATGCGACCCGTTTGGACTATGCTATCGAAGGCTGCtgtcaatgaaaaaattaaaggacATCAAA ccGATGATTGGGAAATACCGTTTGAATCCATTAGCGAACTTAAATGGTTGGGTTCTGGAGCTCAGGGAGCAGTTTTTAGCGGTAAATTGAACAAAGAGGTAGTAGCTGTTAAAAAAGTAAGGGAACCACGTGAGACTGATATACGGCATTTACGAAAATTAAATCATCCGAATATAGTACAATTTAA GGGAGTGTGTACGCAAGCACCGTGCTATTGCATAATTATGGAGTTTTGCCCATATGGACctttatacgatttattaagAGCTGGGGAACCAGTCCCACCTACCAGATTAGTGTCTTGGTCGAAACAAATTGCAGCAGGAATGGCTTATCTTCATTctcataaaattatacatagaGATCTCAAAAGTCCAAA TGTTCTAATAGGTCAAGGCGAAGTCGTGAAAATCAGTGATTTTGGTACTAGCAGAGAATGGAATGAAATTAGTACCAGAATGAGTTTTGCTGGAACCGTTGCATGGATGGCTCcagaaataattagaaatgaaCCTTGCTCGGAAAAAGTTGATATATGGTCTTACGGTGTCGTCCTCTGGGAATTATTAAGCGGAGAAATACCTTACAAAGATGTTGATTCATCGGCTATTATTTGGGGTGTAGGAAACAACTCTCTTCATTTGCCCATTCCGGCGAGTTGTCCAGAAGGGTACAGATTACTTGTGAAACAGTGTTGGGCAGCTAAACCTCGTAACAGGCCTTCCTTCAAACATATTGAAATTCATCTTGGTATTGCAGCTGTGGAAGTGCTCTGTACAAAATctgatgaatattttaaatcacAA CAatcttggaaaaaagaaataagagttCATATGAAACAAATGCAATCAAATAGCTCCAGTAGTCCTCGATTCGAGGCCGATTTAATTAgacgaagagaagatgaaTTGAGGCATGCTCAGGATATAAGAGAACATTACGAACGTAAACTTGAACGTactaataatctttatttgGAATTAAGTGCTGTGTTATTGCAGTTGGAACAGCGTGAACGAGACGTAATAAA AAGAGAACAACAATCGGGATACAAACAATGTAAAAAACGTCTTGTACATCCGCTTTTGAAAGCACAGGAAAGATTATATCGTAGAAGAAATCCCACGATACAGTTTTCAACCTCCTCAACTCCCACTACGCCATCATCTCCTGTTGATTATCCGTTAAGCCCTGCTAAAGCAACCACTTTTACACAGTTGAACGAAGCGAATCAACCAGAGACTGTATTagcatcgaataataataattttaagcaATGGAAATATAGACACCGAAGAGTTGGGTCTGGTTGTGGTGTGAATTGTAGTCCAAGATCGAGTCCTCATCgtgagagaaag AGCAACGAAATAACGGCGAGGCTAGTCGATAATCAGACTCAAACAGATTTAACGGATATAAGTGGAAATGTCGTGAGTTCCATTAAAAACTCAATGAATTCTTCGATAACAGAAAAATCTTCGATAGATGGTATCGATGCACGGTCTATGGCTGAACACTCTATAGAATATTTCAATGGGAATCCAATTTTGTCTGAAACTCATTGTAAAATGCAGTCTAGTTCTTGTTCTAGTCCAGACCCCGAGCATGAAAATAATGCGAATGGAAATGAACGATTGGCAGACTGCAGTGACGACGATAATCTTGAGACTCTCGGTAGAAAAGTGACGGAAATTATAAATGCTAATCGCCTTATTTCGCCTATGGATAATGGAAATTGTGACGAAGTAATAAAATCACACAG CAGGGGTAAAGATGAGCCTACGAAACTGCCAGCGAACTATTGTTCTGTCACGAGTACTTTAAATATATCACAAGAACAGTCTGAGAATAGAGTGAGGTCCTGTTCGGAATTTGTAAATACTCTGTGCGATCGTGAGGAGGATGATGCTTGCGAGGAAAGTTGGTCcgatgaagaaggagaagaccCAAATTATACTTATAGTTATTCTCTTAGACGTAGAAG TATTGCAAGAAGGCCAATTGGTCCAGGTTGTAGATTAAGAAGATTTAAACAAGCAACCGTTAGAATAGAAGGAGTATTGGCCTCTGATGAGGAGAATACTTCAGAATATTCACATCCTCCGTCCAGTCAATCCTCTACATTAGAAAGTAATCCTGACGTTCAAAGGGTCCTTCGCAATATTCATCATTCACAAAAG AGGAAAGGAATACATGATGGTTCGGATTCTTCAAGTCAGTCGGAAACGGATGAAGTCAGTGAGATTACTATTGCATCTCAACCAAACAATGCTAACGTAATAAGGttgaaaagtaatatatag
- the LOC122634698 gene encoding mitogen-activated protein kinase kinase kinase 13 isoform X1, translated as MDRKNVCHWDVEKKAIFRMIHEKLSSREEALFVQIIMRTPAEAEKIAQPEMFNLESQEPVASSEVNQVILSTSHPEAHIFTNSMLCIQEELGQLSGIAGGPIINDTQVQIHNSNQTNSDSNSNCSEFATKCTSGSVSLDAQRSSWVEGILGCMRPVWTMLSKAAVNEKIKGHQTDDWEIPFESISELKWLGSGAQGAVFSGKLNKEVVAVKKVREPRETDIRHLRKLNHPNIVQFKGVCTQAPCYCIIMEFCPYGPLYDLLRAGEPVPPTRLVSWSKQIAAGMAYLHSHKIIHRDLKSPNVLIGQGEVVKISDFGTSREWNEISTRMSFAGTVAWMAPEIIRNEPCSEKVDIWSYGVVLWELLSGEIPYKDVDSSAIIWGVGNNSLHLPIPASCPEGYRLLVKQCWAAKPRNRPSFKHIEIHLGIAAVEVLCTKSDEYFKSQQSWKKEIRVHMKQMQSNSSSSPRFEADLIRRREDELRHAQDIREHYERKLERTNNLYLELSAVLLQLEQRERDVIKREQQSGYKQCKKRLVHPLLKAQERLYRRRNPTIQFSTSSTPTTPSSPVDYPLSPAKATTFTQLNEANQPETVLASNNNNFKQWKYRHRRVGSGCGVNCSPRSSPHRERKSNEITARLVDNQTQTDLTDISGNVVSSIKNSMNSSITEKSSIDGIDARSMAEHSIEYFNGNPILSETHCKMQSSSCSSPDPEHENNANGNERLADCSDDDNLETLGRKVTEIINANRLISPMDNGNCDEVIKSHSRGKDEPTKLPANYCSVTSTLNISQEQSENRVRSCSEFVNTLCDREEDDACEESWSDEEGEDPNYTYSYSLRRRSIARRPIGPGCRLRRFKQATVRIEGVLASDEENTSEYSHPPSSQSSTLESNPDVQRVLRNIHHSQKRKGIHDGSDSSSQSETDEVSEITIASQPNNANVIRLKSNI; from the exons ATGGATCGCAAAAACGTCTGTCATTGggacgttgaaaaaaaagcgATCTTCAGAATGATTCACGAAAAATTATCATCTCGGGAAGAAGCACTCTTCGTGCag ATAATAATGCGTACTCCTGCTGAAGCCGAGAAGATAGCCCAACCTGAGATGTTCAATCTCGAATCTCAGGAACCAGTCGCTTCGTCCGAAGTGAACCAAGTCATCTTATCCACTTCTCATCCAGAGgcacatatatttacaaatag CATGCTATGCATTCAGGAAGAGTTAGGTCAACTAAGTGGAATCGCAGGAGGACCAATTATTAACGATACGCAAGTTCAAATACACAATAGCAATCAAACGAATTCGGACAGCAACAGTAATTGTAGCGAATTTGCAACAAAATGTACCTCGGGATCTGTTAGTTTAGACGCTCAAAGATCGAGCTGGGTCGAAGGAATATTAGGATGTATGCGACCCGTTTGGACTATGCTATCGAAGGCTGCtgtcaatgaaaaaattaaaggacATCAAA ccGATGATTGGGAAATACCGTTTGAATCCATTAGCGAACTTAAATGGTTGGGTTCTGGAGCTCAGGGAGCAGTTTTTAGCGGTAAATTGAACAAAGAGGTAGTAGCTGTTAAAAAAGTAAGGGAACCACGTGAGACTGATATACGGCATTTACGAAAATTAAATCATCCGAATATAGTACAATTTAA GGGAGTGTGTACGCAAGCACCGTGCTATTGCATAATTATGGAGTTTTGCCCATATGGACctttatacgatttattaagAGCTGGGGAACCAGTCCCACCTACCAGATTAGTGTCTTGGTCGAAACAAATTGCAGCAGGAATGGCTTATCTTCATTctcataaaattatacatagaGATCTCAAAAGTCCAAA TGTTCTAATAGGTCAAGGCGAAGTCGTGAAAATCAGTGATTTTGGTACTAGCAGAGAATGGAATGAAATTAGTACCAGAATGAGTTTTGCTGGAACCGTTGCATGGATGGCTCcagaaataattagaaatgaaCCTTGCTCGGAAAAAGTTGATATATGGTCTTACGGTGTCGTCCTCTGGGAATTATTAAGCGGAGAAATACCTTACAAAGATGTTGATTCATCGGCTATTATTTGGGGTGTAGGAAACAACTCTCTTCATTTGCCCATTCCGGCGAGTTGTCCAGAAGGGTACAGATTACTTGTGAAACAGTGTTGGGCAGCTAAACCTCGTAACAGGCCTTCCTTCAAACATATTGAAATTCATCTTGGTATTGCAGCTGTGGAAGTGCTCTGTACAAAATctgatgaatattttaaatcacAA CAatcttggaaaaaagaaataagagttCATATGAAACAAATGCAATCAAATAGCTCCAGTAGTCCTCGATTCGAGGCCGATTTAATTAgacgaagagaagatgaaTTGAGGCATGCTCAGGATATAAGAGAACATTACGAACGTAAACTTGAACGTactaataatctttatttgGAATTAAGTGCTGTGTTATTGCAGTTGGAACAGCGTGAACGAGACGTAATAAA AAGAGAACAACAATCGGGATACAAACAATGTAAAAAACGTCTTGTACATCCGCTTTTGAAAGCACAGGAAAGATTATATCGTAGAAGAAATCCCACGATACAGTTTTCAACCTCCTCAACTCCCACTACGCCATCATCTCCTGTTGATTATCCGTTAAGCCCTGCTAAAGCAACCACTTTTACACAGTTGAACGAAGCGAATCAACCAGAGACTGTATTagcatcgaataataataattttaagcaATGGAAATATAGACACCGAAGAGTTGGGTCTGGTTGTGGTGTGAATTGTAGTCCAAGATCGAGTCCTCATCgtgagagaaag AGCAACGAAATAACGGCGAGGCTAGTCGATAATCAGACTCAAACAGATTTAACGGATATAAGTGGAAATGTCGTGAGTTCCATTAAAAACTCAATGAATTCTTCGATAACAGAAAAATCTTCGATAGATGGTATCGATGCACGGTCTATGGCTGAACACTCTATAGAATATTTCAATGGGAATCCAATTTTGTCTGAAACTCATTGTAAAATGCAGTCTAGTTCTTGTTCTAGTCCAGACCCCGAGCATGAAAATAATGCGAATGGAAATGAACGATTGGCAGACTGCAGTGACGACGATAATCTTGAGACTCTCGGTAGAAAAGTGACGGAAATTATAAATGCTAATCGCCTTATTTCGCCTATGGATAATGGAAATTGTGACGAAGTAATAAAATCACACAG CAGGGGTAAAGATGAGCCTACGAAACTGCCAGCGAACTATTGTTCTGTCACGAGTACTTTAAATATATCACAAGAACAGTCTGAGAATAGAGTGAGGTCCTGTTCGGAATTTGTAAATACTCTGTGCGATCGTGAGGAGGATGATGCTTGCGAGGAAAGTTGGTCcgatgaagaaggagaagaccCAAATTATACTTATAGTTATTCTCTTAGACGTAGAAG TATTGCAAGAAGGCCAATTGGTCCAGGTTGTAGATTAAGAAGATTTAAACAAGCAACCGTTAGAATAGAAGGAGTATTGGCCTCTGATGAGGAGAATACTTCAGAATATTCACATCCTCCGTCCAGTCAATCCTCTACATTAGAAAGTAATCCTGACGTTCAAAGGGTCCTTCGCAATATTCATCATTCACAAAAG AGGAAAGGAATACATGATGGTTCGGATTCTTCAAGTCAGTCGGAAACGGATGAAGTCAGTGAGATTACTATTGCATCTCAACCAAACAATGCTAACGTAATAAGGttgaaaagtaatatatag
- the LOC122634698 gene encoding mitogen-activated protein kinase kinase kinase 13 isoform X2 yields MDRKNVCHWDVEKKAIFRMIHEKLSSREEALFVQIIMRTPAEAEKIAQPEMFNLESQEPVASSEVNQVILSTSHPEAHIFTNSMLCIQEELGQLSGIAGGPIINDTQVQIHNSNQTNSDSNSNCSEFATKCTSGSVSLDAQRSSWVEGILGCMRPVWTMLSKAAVNEKIKGHQTDDWEIPFESISELKWLGSGAQGAVFSGKLNKEVVAVKKVREPRETDIRHLRKLNHPNIVQFKGVCTQAPCYCIIMEFCPYGPLYDLLRAGEPVPPTRLVSWSKQIAAGMAYLHSHKIIHRDLKSPNVLIGQGEVVKISDFGTSREWNEISTRMSFAGTVAWMAPEIIRNEPCSEKVDIWSYGVVLWELLSGEIPYKDVDSSAIIWGVGNNSLHLPIPASCPEGYRLLVKQCWAAKPRNRPSFKHIEIHLGIAAVEVLCTKSDEYFKSQQSWKKEIRVHMKQMQSNSSSSPRFEADLIRRREDELRHAQDIREHYERKLERTNNLYLELSAVLLQLEQRERDVIKREQQSGYKQCKKRLVHPLLKAQERLYRRRNPTIQFSTSSTPTTPSSPVDYPLSPAKATTFTQLNEANQPETVLASNNNNFKQWKYRHRRVGSGCGVNCSPRSSPHRERKSNEITARLVDNQTQTDLTDISGNVVSSIKNSMNSSITEKSSIDGIDARSMAEHSIEYFNGNPILSETHCKMQSSSCSSPDPEHENNANGNERLADCSDDDNLETLGRKVTEIINANRLISPMDNGNCDEVIKSHRGKDEPTKLPANYCSVTSTLNISQEQSENRVRSCSEFVNTLCDREEDDACEESWSDEEGEDPNYTYSYSLRRRSIARRPIGPGCRLRRFKQATVRIEGVLASDEENTSEYSHPPSSQSSTLESNPDVQRVLRNIHHSQKRKGIHDGSDSSSQSETDEVSEITIASQPNNANVIRLKSNI; encoded by the exons ATGGATCGCAAAAACGTCTGTCATTGggacgttgaaaaaaaagcgATCTTCAGAATGATTCACGAAAAATTATCATCTCGGGAAGAAGCACTCTTCGTGCag ATAATAATGCGTACTCCTGCTGAAGCCGAGAAGATAGCCCAACCTGAGATGTTCAATCTCGAATCTCAGGAACCAGTCGCTTCGTCCGAAGTGAACCAAGTCATCTTATCCACTTCTCATCCAGAGgcacatatatttacaaatag CATGCTATGCATTCAGGAAGAGTTAGGTCAACTAAGTGGAATCGCAGGAGGACCAATTATTAACGATACGCAAGTTCAAATACACAATAGCAATCAAACGAATTCGGACAGCAACAGTAATTGTAGCGAATTTGCAACAAAATGTACCTCGGGATCTGTTAGTTTAGACGCTCAAAGATCGAGCTGGGTCGAAGGAATATTAGGATGTATGCGACCCGTTTGGACTATGCTATCGAAGGCTGCtgtcaatgaaaaaattaaaggacATCAAA ccGATGATTGGGAAATACCGTTTGAATCCATTAGCGAACTTAAATGGTTGGGTTCTGGAGCTCAGGGAGCAGTTTTTAGCGGTAAATTGAACAAAGAGGTAGTAGCTGTTAAAAAAGTAAGGGAACCACGTGAGACTGATATACGGCATTTACGAAAATTAAATCATCCGAATATAGTACAATTTAA GGGAGTGTGTACGCAAGCACCGTGCTATTGCATAATTATGGAGTTTTGCCCATATGGACctttatacgatttattaagAGCTGGGGAACCAGTCCCACCTACCAGATTAGTGTCTTGGTCGAAACAAATTGCAGCAGGAATGGCTTATCTTCATTctcataaaattatacatagaGATCTCAAAAGTCCAAA TGTTCTAATAGGTCAAGGCGAAGTCGTGAAAATCAGTGATTTTGGTACTAGCAGAGAATGGAATGAAATTAGTACCAGAATGAGTTTTGCTGGAACCGTTGCATGGATGGCTCcagaaataattagaaatgaaCCTTGCTCGGAAAAAGTTGATATATGGTCTTACGGTGTCGTCCTCTGGGAATTATTAAGCGGAGAAATACCTTACAAAGATGTTGATTCATCGGCTATTATTTGGGGTGTAGGAAACAACTCTCTTCATTTGCCCATTCCGGCGAGTTGTCCAGAAGGGTACAGATTACTTGTGAAACAGTGTTGGGCAGCTAAACCTCGTAACAGGCCTTCCTTCAAACATATTGAAATTCATCTTGGTATTGCAGCTGTGGAAGTGCTCTGTACAAAATctgatgaatattttaaatcacAA CAatcttggaaaaaagaaataagagttCATATGAAACAAATGCAATCAAATAGCTCCAGTAGTCCTCGATTCGAGGCCGATTTAATTAgacgaagagaagatgaaTTGAGGCATGCTCAGGATATAAGAGAACATTACGAACGTAAACTTGAACGTactaataatctttatttgGAATTAAGTGCTGTGTTATTGCAGTTGGAACAGCGTGAACGAGACGTAATAAA AAGAGAACAACAATCGGGATACAAACAATGTAAAAAACGTCTTGTACATCCGCTTTTGAAAGCACAGGAAAGATTATATCGTAGAAGAAATCCCACGATACAGTTTTCAACCTCCTCAACTCCCACTACGCCATCATCTCCTGTTGATTATCCGTTAAGCCCTGCTAAAGCAACCACTTTTACACAGTTGAACGAAGCGAATCAACCAGAGACTGTATTagcatcgaataataataattttaagcaATGGAAATATAGACACCGAAGAGTTGGGTCTGGTTGTGGTGTGAATTGTAGTCCAAGATCGAGTCCTCATCgtgagagaaag AGCAACGAAATAACGGCGAGGCTAGTCGATAATCAGACTCAAACAGATTTAACGGATATAAGTGGAAATGTCGTGAGTTCCATTAAAAACTCAATGAATTCTTCGATAACAGAAAAATCTTCGATAGATGGTATCGATGCACGGTCTATGGCTGAACACTCTATAGAATATTTCAATGGGAATCCAATTTTGTCTGAAACTCATTGTAAAATGCAGTCTAGTTCTTGTTCTAGTCCAGACCCCGAGCATGAAAATAATGCGAATGGAAATGAACGATTGGCAGACTGCAGTGACGACGATAATCTTGAGACTCTCGGTAGAAAAGTGACGGAAATTATAAATGCTAATCGCCTTATTTCGCCTATGGATAATGGAAATTGTGACGAAGTAATAAAATCACACAG GGGTAAAGATGAGCCTACGAAACTGCCAGCGAACTATTGTTCTGTCACGAGTACTTTAAATATATCACAAGAACAGTCTGAGAATAGAGTGAGGTCCTGTTCGGAATTTGTAAATACTCTGTGCGATCGTGAGGAGGATGATGCTTGCGAGGAAAGTTGGTCcgatgaagaaggagaagaccCAAATTATACTTATAGTTATTCTCTTAGACGTAGAAG TATTGCAAGAAGGCCAATTGGTCCAGGTTGTAGATTAAGAAGATTTAAACAAGCAACCGTTAGAATAGAAGGAGTATTGGCCTCTGATGAGGAGAATACTTCAGAATATTCACATCCTCCGTCCAGTCAATCCTCTACATTAGAAAGTAATCCTGACGTTCAAAGGGTCCTTCGCAATATTCATCATTCACAAAAG AGGAAAGGAATACATGATGGTTCGGATTCTTCAAGTCAGTCGGAAACGGATGAAGTCAGTGAGATTACTATTGCATCTCAACCAAACAATGCTAACGTAATAAGGttgaaaagtaatatatag